One window from the genome of Haladaptatus paucihalophilus DX253 encodes:
- a CDS encoding AEC family transporter produces MSLLSALTSAILPVLAVAAVGFLLGTVRDIEVSALGTVTIYVLTPALVFHSLTTSSLGGETVLTLAAGVLVFTVGMAVVAELVGRALGETEPVLGALVLSSTFPNAGNYGIPLSQFAFDGVGRSTAILYIAAQSVLTYTLGVYIASRGDETSNLAAVREVFKLPLVYAVLAAGVVRFLGVVPPADSAMMSTLKLTGDAAIPIMLLMLGIQLANTDSGAAVARVGVSNVLKLVVAPVFAVGVVYLLGFSDVTVARVFVLECAMPAAVTPLILCIEYDHGSSGGLSGPEYVSTAIFVSTLASVPVLTLLIAVLQSGTVV; encoded by the coding sequence GTGTCACTCCTCTCCGCGTTGACGTCCGCGATTTTGCCAGTTCTCGCCGTTGCCGCCGTCGGATTTCTCCTCGGAACCGTGCGCGACATCGAGGTGAGCGCCCTCGGAACGGTCACGATTTACGTTTTGACGCCCGCGCTGGTGTTCCACAGCCTCACGACCTCCTCGCTCGGCGGGGAAACGGTGCTCACGCTCGCCGCGGGTGTGTTGGTCTTCACGGTCGGCATGGCCGTCGTCGCGGAACTGGTCGGCCGTGCGCTCGGCGAGACGGAACCCGTTCTCGGCGCACTCGTCCTGTCGAGCACGTTCCCCAACGCGGGTAACTACGGGATTCCGCTCTCGCAGTTCGCCTTCGATGGCGTCGGGCGGAGTACCGCGATTCTCTACATCGCCGCCCAGTCGGTCTTGACCTACACCCTCGGCGTCTACATCGCTTCGCGCGGCGACGAAACCTCGAACCTCGCCGCCGTTCGGGAGGTGTTCAAACTTCCGCTCGTCTACGCCGTCCTCGCGGCCGGGGTCGTCCGGTTCCTCGGCGTCGTCCCGCCCGCCGACTCGGCGATGATGAGCACGCTGAAACTGACCGGCGACGCCGCGATTCCCATCATGTTGCTCATGCTCGGGATTCAACTGGCGAACACCGATTCGGGGGCGGCCGTGGCACGCGTCGGCGTTTCGAACGTCTTGAAGCTCGTCGTGGCCCCGGTCTTTGCCGTCGGCGTGGTCTACCTGCTCGGGTTTTCGGACGTCACCGTCGCACGCGTGTTCGTCCTCGAATGTGCGATGCCCGCCGCCGTGACGCCGCTCATTCTCTGCATCGAATACGACCACGGGTCGAGCGGGGGGCTTTCCGGCCCGGAGTACGTAAGCACCGCCATCTTCGTGAGCACGCTCGCGAGCGTCCCGGTCCTGACGCTCCTCATCGCCGTCCTGCAGTCCGGCACCGTCGTCTAG
- a CDS encoding DUF7123 family protein: MSATTQAATESPEPESKEARLKQYLCEKASDGELYFKSKFIADEVGLSSKEIGALMVKLTDCAELEVEKWSYTSATTWRIAPA; this comes from the coding sequence ATGAGCGCTACCACCCAAGCCGCCACCGAAAGCCCTGAACCGGAATCCAAGGAAGCCCGCCTCAAGCAGTACCTCTGCGAGAAAGCGAGCGATGGCGAGCTCTACTTCAAGAGCAAGTTCATCGCGGACGAAGTCGGCCTCTCCTCCAAGGAGATCGGCGCGCTGATGGTCAAACTGACCGACTGTGCCGAACTCGAAGTCGAGAAGTGGTCGTACACGAGCGCGACCACGTGGCGCATCGCTCCCGCGTAA
- the pyrH gene encoding UMP kinase gives MKVVVSIGGSVLAPDLESQRVRGHAEVIESLATEGCTIGAVVGGGGVAREYIGTARNLGANEIELDDIGIDVTRLNARLLIAALGEQAAPSPAETYEEAGTAMHRGDIAVMGGVMPGQTTDAVSAALAEYTNADLLVYATSVNGVYSDDPNEVADATKYDELSASELVDVIADLEMTAGSSAPVDLLAAKLIGRSGVRTIVLDGTEPERIADAVLNGDHTGTDIIPEGAEDEMTYWVQE, from the coding sequence ATGAAGGTGGTCGTTTCTATCGGCGGTAGTGTGCTCGCGCCGGACCTGGAGTCCCAACGAGTGCGCGGACACGCCGAAGTCATCGAATCGCTCGCAACGGAGGGGTGTACTATCGGCGCGGTCGTCGGGGGCGGCGGCGTCGCCCGAGAGTACATCGGAACCGCGCGGAACCTCGGCGCGAACGAGATAGAACTGGACGATATCGGAATCGACGTGACGCGACTCAACGCTCGCTTGCTCATCGCGGCGCTCGGCGAGCAAGCCGCGCCGAGTCCGGCCGAGACGTACGAAGAGGCGGGGACCGCGATGCATCGCGGCGACATCGCCGTCATGGGCGGAGTGATGCCCGGTCAAACGACGGACGCCGTGAGCGCCGCGCTGGCCGAGTACACCAACGCCGACCTGCTCGTCTACGCGACGAGCGTGAACGGCGTGTACAGCGACGACCCGAACGAGGTTGCGGACGCGACGAAGTACGACGAACTCTCCGCGAGCGAACTCGTGGACGTCATCGCCGACCTCGAGATGACCGCGGGCAGTTCCGCACCCGTGGACCTGCTGGCCGCGAAACTCATCGGGCGCTCCGGCGTTCGAACCATCGTCCTCGACGGAACTGAACCGGAGCGAATCGCCGATGCCGTCCTCAACGGGGACCACACCGGTACGGACATCATCCCCGAGGGAGCGGAAGACGAGATGACCTACTGGGTACAAGAATGA
- a CDS encoding molybdopterin synthase, whose amino-acid sequence MKVVGVVGDEADAVADRLADRFADRGRVGAVQHESHDSEVPEPSDASSAETAFELDADGWRARGEDKSVTDVLDTLAPTHDYAVVTGFPNADLPTVVLGDADHAGTTLVRADGSAELDVEAVVDELEATEPYETLESLVARAKRDPKAERSGAIATFTGRVRAKDSDDDTPTEFLDFEMYEGVADAKLDAIRSDLEARNGVFRVLMHHRTGRIDYGEDIVFVVVLAGHRDEAFRTVEDGINRLKAEVPIFKKEVTLDEQFWVHER is encoded by the coding sequence ATGAAGGTAGTGGGTGTCGTCGGCGACGAGGCGGATGCCGTCGCCGACCGACTTGCCGACCGATTCGCGGACCGAGGAAGAGTGGGAGCCGTCCAGCACGAATCGCACGACTCGGAGGTTCCCGAGCCATCGGACGCTTCGAGCGCCGAGACCGCGTTCGAACTCGATGCCGACGGCTGGCGAGCACGCGGGGAAGACAAATCCGTGACCGACGTTCTCGATACGCTCGCACCGACACACGATTACGCCGTCGTCACCGGATTTCCGAACGCCGACCTGCCGACCGTCGTCCTCGGCGATGCGGACCACGCGGGAACGACCCTCGTCCGCGCGGACGGTTCCGCGGAACTCGACGTCGAAGCGGTCGTGGACGAACTCGAAGCGACCGAACCCTACGAGACGCTCGAATCGCTGGTCGCGCGGGCGAAACGCGACCCGAAGGCGGAGCGCTCGGGTGCCATCGCCACGTTCACCGGACGCGTTCGGGCGAAGGACTCGGACGACGACACGCCGACCGAATTCCTCGACTTCGAGATGTACGAGGGCGTCGCGGACGCCAAGTTGGACGCGATTCGCTCCGACCTCGAAGCGCGAAACGGCGTTTTTCGGGTTCTCATGCACCACCGAACCGGTCGTATCGACTATGGTGAAGACATCGTGTTCGTCGTCGTGCTGGCCGGGCACCGCGACGAGGCGTTTCGGACCGTCGAGGACGGCATCAATCGGTTGAAAGCCGAGGTACCGATTTTCAAAAAAGAGGTGACGCTCGACGAGCAGTTCTGGGTTCACGAGCGATAA